A genomic stretch from Sporolituus thermophilus DSM 23256 includes:
- the citD gene encoding citrate lyase acyl carrier protein: MVQVVKTGQAGTLESSDIIVAVAPAAPGSGITIELESIVLAQYGDAIRHTIASVVREAGVTDAYIKAIDRGALDYTIRARTLAALVRAGVGLREEMV; the protein is encoded by the coding sequence ATGGTACAGGTTGTAAAGACCGGCCAGGCCGGCACGCTGGAGTCAAGCGACATTATAGTCGCCGTCGCTCCCGCTGCGCCGGGCAGCGGTATTACCATTGAACTGGAAAGCATTGTCTTAGCCCAATATGGTGACGCCATCCGCCATACAATTGCCAGTGTAGTGCGGGAAGCGGGCGTGACCGATGCTTACATTAAAGCCATTGACCGCGGGGCCTTGGACTATACCATCCGGGCGCGCACGTTGGCGGCGCTGGTCCGCGCGGGCGTAGGGCTACGGGAGGAGATGGTATGA
- a CDS encoding alanine-tRNA synthetase second additional domain-containing protein, with protein MKSLIGEQLMYASYFAPRGRNRMYILGEQLGERYLSPLDRLIGIIGDAGAGKSSLVKGMFPGLELTNDDDGVNIRPLPLLKNVDKGFFSSHTYHVDIRFEMAFTQLHVLAEAVQKALAHGKRVIVEHFDLLYPLLERNADVLIGVGGEVIVVRPTVFGPFPKEIFNVVTKTLRYRKMAHTAEDLTTRVLVNDYGAILEFGHRDVHHGFVLEYPMLLDVDLREVEKKVKAIIAEGLDVCYSDEGHIRIGSDIWVCSGPRTHVRNTQEIEGFRLLHEYKYDPKSKTYLIIGVVGPHTDNLDGFAGFCLATT; from the coding sequence ATGAAGTCGCTGATTGGCGAGCAGCTCATGTATGCCAGCTATTTTGCCCCGCGGGGCCGCAACCGGATGTATATTCTGGGTGAACAACTCGGCGAGCGTTATCTGTCGCCATTGGACCGGCTGATCGGTATCATCGGTGATGCCGGGGCAGGCAAGTCATCCCTGGTGAAAGGCATGTTTCCCGGCCTGGAACTGACGAATGACGACGACGGCGTCAATATCCGGCCGTTGCCGCTCCTCAAAAACGTTGACAAAGGCTTTTTTTCCAGCCATACTTATCACGTCGACATACGGTTTGAAATGGCCTTTACACAGCTGCATGTCCTGGCGGAGGCGGTGCAAAAGGCCCTGGCCCATGGCAAGCGGGTAATCGTTGAGCATTTTGACCTATTATATCCGCTGCTCGAGCGCAACGCCGACGTGCTGATCGGTGTCGGCGGCGAAGTTATTGTTGTGCGGCCCACCGTCTTTGGACCTTTTCCTAAAGAAATTTTTAATGTCGTCACCAAAACGCTACGGTACCGTAAGATGGCCCATACGGCGGAAGATTTGACAACCCGGGTACTGGTCAATGATTATGGCGCCATTCTGGAGTTCGGGCACCGCGACGTCCACCACGGCTTTGTGTTGGAGTACCCGATGCTGCTTGACGTGGACTTGCGCGAAGTGGAAAAGAAGGTCAAGGCCATTATTGCCGAAGGGTTGGACGTTTGTTACAGCGACGAGGGGCATATTCGCATCGGTAGCGACATATGGGTTTGCTCCGGACCACGGACGCATGTGCGCAATACCCAAGAGATTGAAGGGTTCCGTTTGTTACACGAATATAAATACGATCCCAAGTCGAAAACCTATCTAATAATTGGCGTCGTCGGCCCTCATACCGACAACCTGGACGGTTTTGCCGGGTTTTGTTTGGCCACGACCTAA